A part of Clostridium novyi genomic DNA contains:
- a CDS encoding type I restriction-modification system subunit M encodes MATANIGFEETLWKSADKLRGSMDSGEYKHVVLGLIFVKYISDKFETKYNELLEEGEGFEEDRDEYTFENIFWVPKEARWNYIKDNAKDPKIGQYIDDAMILIEKENPALKGVLDKRYARPELDKRRLGELIDLISTIKLHENGEKDLLGRVYEYFLGKFAAKEGKGGGEFYTPTSVVKTLVEMIEPYEGRIYDPACGSGGMFIQSEKFVEEHQGKVENLSIYGQELNSTTWKLCRMNLAIRGLDGNIGPYHADTFHDDLHKTLKADYILANPPFNISDWGGDKLTEDVRWKYGVPPEGNANYAWLQHMVYHLSPNGCAGIVLANGALSSNTSNEGEIRKNLIESDLVDAIVALPDKLFYSTGIPVSLWILNRNKKDNPKFRSRENEILFIDARNLGEMIDRRHRELSNDDVKKIAETYHNYRNLSNGEVRNENGESKEYKDIKGFCKVATLDEVRENEYVLTPGRYVGIEEAEDDGIPFDEKMKTLTSELGELFEKSRNLEEEIRKNLGGIGYEF; translated from the coding sequence ATGGCAACAGCGAATATAGGTTTTGAAGAAACCTTATGGAAATCAGCAGATAAATTAAGAGGAAGTATGGATTCAGGGGAATATAAGCATGTAGTATTAGGACTTATATTTGTTAAGTACATATCTGATAAATTTGAAACAAAGTACAACGAACTTTTAGAAGAAGGGGAAGGATTTGAGGAAGATAGAGATGAATATACTTTTGAAAATATATTCTGGGTTCCTAAAGAAGCAAGATGGAATTATATAAAAGATAATGCTAAAGACCCTAAAATAGGTCAATACATAGATGATGCAATGATTTTAATAGAAAAGGAAAATCCAGCATTAAAAGGAGTTCTTGATAAAAGATATGCAAGACCAGAACTAGACAAGAGAAGACTTGGAGAACTTATAGATTTAATATCAACAATAAAGTTACATGAAAATGGAGAAAAAGATCTTTTAGGTAGAGTATATGAATACTTCTTAGGAAAATTTGCAGCCAAAGAAGGTAAAGGTGGTGGAGAGTTTTATACTCCAACTTCAGTAGTTAAAACATTAGTTGAAATGATAGAGCCATATGAAGGAAGAATTTATGACCCAGCCTGTGGTTCTGGTGGAATGTTCATTCAAAGTGAAAAGTTCGTAGAAGAGCATCAAGGAAAAGTTGAAAACTTATCAATATATGGACAGGAGTTAAATTCAACAACTTGGAAACTTTGCAGAATGAACCTTGCAATAAGAGGATTAGATGGAAATATAGGACCATATCACGCAGATACATTCCATGATGATTTACATAAAACATTAAAGGCAGACTATATATTAGCAAATCCTCCCTTTAATATTAGTGATTGGGGTGGAGATAAATTAACAGAGGACGTTAGATGGAAATATGGTGTGCCACCAGAAGGAAATGCAAACTATGCATGGCTTCAGCATATGGTATATCACTTATCACCAAATGGTTGTGCAGGAATAGTTCTTGCAAATGGAGCATTAAGTTCAAATACTTCTAATGAAGGAGAAATAAGAAAGAATTTAATAGAATCAGATTTAGTAGATGCAATAGTTGCACTTCCAGATAAGTTATTTTACTCAACAGGTATCCCAGTTTCATTATGGATATTAAACAGAAATAAAAAAGATAATCCTAAATTTAGAAGTAGAGAAAATGAAATATTATTCATAGATGCTAGAAACTTAGGAGAAATGATTGATAGAAGACACAGAGAATTGAGTAATGATGATGTCAAAAAGATAGCTGAAACTTATCATAATTATAGAAACTTAAGTAATGGAGAAGTGAGAAATGAGAATGGAGAATCAAAAGAGTATAAAGATATTAAAGGGTTCTGCAAAGTAGCAACATTAGATGAGGTAAGAGAAAATGAATATGTATTAACTCCAGGTAGATATGTAGGTATAGAAGAAGCAGAAGATGATGGAATTCCTTTTGATGAAAAAATGAAAACACTCACAAGTGAATTAGGAGAACTATTTGAAAAGTCAAGAAACCTAGAGGAGGAAATAAGAAAGAATCTAGGAGGAATTGGATATGAGTTTTAG
- a CDS encoding YdaS family helix-turn-helix protein gives MIGLEYILGLYNMQHIELAEKLGIKKQNINMWIKKKQKIPKKYLPVLEKLFGLNQKYFGEDLSEIEKLEIQKEKLKRDLKPIIKKQEQQFMIGKINDIVEVPIYDKEEVNRIERSIEKAKLVSRFKEALDVIDNNPYIDTYKLIVELLEKAQHEVLVHKTIEALGHYFEILPDWVSTGLEQDEFESEIFEVFDDNNF, from the coding sequence TTGATAGGATTAGAGTATATTCTGGGATTGTACAATATGCAGCACATAGAACTTGCAGAAAAACTAGGTATTAAGAAACAGAATATAAACATGTGGATAAAAAAGAAACAAAAAATTCCTAAAAAATATCTCCCTGTGCTTGAGAAACTTTTTGGATTAAACCAAAAATATTTTGGTGAAGATTTATCTGAAATAGAAAAATTAGAAATTCAAAAAGAAAAACTTAAGAGGGATTTAAAACCAATCATTAAAAAGCAAGAGCAACAATTTATGATTGGAAAAATAAATGATATTGTAGAAGTTCCTATTTACGATAAAGAAGAAGTAAACAGAATTGAAAGGAGTATAGAAAAAGCAAAACTTGTTTCTAGATTTAAAGAAGCTTTAGATGTGATAGATAATAATCCTTATATTGATACTTATAAGTTAATAGTTGAGCTCTTGGAAAAAGCACAACATGAAGTTTTAGTTCATAAAACAATAGAGGCATTAGGGCATTATTTTGAAATATTGCCTGATTGGGTATCTACAGGCCTAGAACAAGATGAGTTTGAAAGTGAGATATTTGAAGTTTTTGATGATAATAATTTTTAA
- a CDS encoding RNA polymerase subunit sigma-24 has product MTDEQKEKIKQLRQQGIGYKQIANEIGLSRDSVRGYCRKHGLDGFGEELAMKHKMLMQEEFIYILCLQCGKEIKQNATGRKRKYCSMECKRLWDKIHRKAFELKCSYCGKEFKSLGIKHLKYCSRTAILKIGFGEMKMLKKLPIKF; this is encoded by the coding sequence ATGACAGATGAGCAAAAAGAAAAAATTAAACAATTGCGGCAGCAAGGAATAGGGTATAAACAGATAGCAAATGAAATCGGCTTATCAAGAGATTCGGTAAGAGGATATTGCAGGAAACACGGATTAGATGGTTTCGGTGAAGAGTTAGCAATGAAACATAAGATGTTAATGCAAGAAGAATTCATATATATACTTTGTCTCCAATGTGGCAAAGAAATTAAGCAGAATGCTACAGGGAGAAAAAGAAAATACTGTTCCATGGAATGTAAGAGATTGTGGGATAAAATACATCGAAAAGCATTTGAGTTAAAGTGCTCATACTGCGGAAAAGAATTTAAGTCTTTAGGTATTAAACATCTTAAATATTGTAGCAGGACTGCTATATTAAAGATAGGTTTTGGAGAAATGAAGATGCTAAAGAAATTGCCGATAAAATTCTAG
- a CDS encoding restriction endonuclease: MDRISTRDLKAICKYISENYKYEEMEFDNYLKDYAFKIKNDVTINISEETIIDTLSDIQSNYYKRLVELICKTIEKNGPISKINLKYSPPIHLISNTKFGENVVNGDVDRYKLQLNYILNNDNYSGVFYEKFCYLFLEDIGILGVETKHSGDAGIDIIATTDIYSNKQLANHLFVNKMLMLVQVKFYKNKADSSIIRHIIGDGMLYRFENEKILFNPMQLIVVNHSGFNPSAEMYAKKMVLSY, encoded by the coding sequence ATGGATAGGATTAGTACAAGGGATTTAAAAGCAATATGTAAATATATATCGGAAAATTATAAATACGAAGAAATGGAATTTGACAACTATTTAAAAGATTATGCTTTTAAAATTAAGAACGATGTTACTATAAACATAAGTGAGGAAACAATAATCGATACATTAAGCGATATTCAATCCAATTACTATAAAAGACTGGTAGAACTGATTTGTAAAACAATTGAAAAAAATGGTCCTATTTCAAAAATTAATTTAAAGTATTCACCGCCTATTCATTTGATTTCAAATACTAAATTTGGTGAAAATGTTGTAAATGGTGATGTGGATAGATATAAACTTCAGCTTAACTATATTTTAAATAACGATAATTATAGTGGAGTTTTTTATGAAAAATTTTGTTACTTGTTTTTGGAGGATATTGGTATTTTAGGTGTAGAAACAAAGCATAGTGGTGATGCTGGCATAGATATTATAGCGACGACTGATATTTATTCAAATAAACAATTAGCAAATCATCTTTTTGTCAATAAAATGCTTATGTTAGTACAAGTTAAATTTTATAAGAATAAAGCAGATAGCTCTATCATTAGACACATTATTGGTGATGGTATGCTTTATAGATTTGAAAATGAAAAAATCTTGTTTAATCCTATGCAATTAATTGTTGTTAATCATAGTGGATTTAATCCAAGTGCTGAAATGTATGCAAAAAAAATGGTGTTAAGTTATTAG
- a CDS encoding zinc ribbon domain-containing protein: MWESVQLEMERRRVFAETYGVFKLDYVTLDNPFAGRVICGSCGGIFGRKTWHSTNENLRRKVWMCSNRYKVKGEKGCLNKHVDDKVLYQTFINIFNAIIENKDYFIEKWKDGLKSENVLVIYRSKQFIKIIEKAKPIKEFDVNLFLKVIEKMTVFEGEKIIVSLLDGTEIEAVIE, encoded by the coding sequence ATGTGGGAATCAGTACAGCTAGAAATGGAAAGAAGGCGAGTATTTGCTGAAACTTATGGGGTATTTAAATTAGACTATGTAACATTAGATAATCCTTTTGCAGGAAGAGTTATATGTGGAAGTTGTGGAGGAATATTTGGAAGAAAAACATGGCATTCCACAAATGAAAATCTCAGAAGAAAAGTTTGGATGTGTAGCAATAGGTATAAAGTAAAAGGTGAAAAAGGCTGCCTAAATAAACACGTTGATGATAAGGTTTTATACCAGACTTTTATAAATATTTTCAATGCCATTATTGAAAATAAAGATTATTTTATAGAGAAGTGGAAAGACGGACTTAAAAGTGAGAATGTTTTAGTAATATATAGGTCAAAGCAGTTTATAAAAATTATTGAAAAGGCAAAGCCAATAAAAGAATTTGATGTGAATTTATTTTTGAAGGTTATAGAGAAGATGACTGTGTTTGAAGGAGAGAAGATTATTGTAAGTTTGCTTGATGGGACTGAAATAGAAGCTGTAATTGAATAA
- a CDS encoding DUF6710 family protein yields MKLFSELSKNKNNKARIERENQNRQQLKNILSVARSIISKTTTYEEKHPVYLLIKQLVDNELNKNIYSCISTFDESKVKYFDIHDILPYNRNKSFNKFNVLDKSKENEYLYVDSLGKQIKYYEFIQESKVEGKSVTIKLGQDPVITRPWNVNRLIGAYSNIGKGKTSGNWQQDSNHRTELWLPFGITFVNSGNHSITTGILNNEGSLEVTEIYDMSNIFHHIYCDGVNFFRTKDNSLYASVENFSLAIVYEIGRLINSYKFSEKNIKFKNLELV; encoded by the coding sequence ATGAAACTGTTTTCAGAATTAAGTAAAAATAAAAATAATAAAGCACGTATCGAAAGAGAAAATCAAAATAGACAGCAACTAAAAAATATCCTAAGTGTTGCAAGAAGTATTATTTCAAAGACAACTACATACGAAGAAAAACATCCCGTTTACTTACTAATAAAGCAACTAGTAGACAATGAGCTTAATAAAAACATCTATAGTTGTATTTCAACCTTCGATGAGAGTAAAGTAAAATATTTCGATATACATGACATTCTACCATATAATAGAAATAAATCATTTAATAAATTTAATGTACTTGATAAAAGTAAAGAAAATGAATACTTGTATGTTGATAGTTTAGGTAAACAGATAAAATATTATGAATTTATCCAAGAATCGAAAGTTGAAGGGAAAAGTGTCACAATAAAACTTGGACAAGACCCTGTTATAACAAGGCCATGGAATGTGAACAGATTGATAGGAGCATATTCAAATATTGGTAAAGGTAAAACATCTGGGAATTGGCAACAAGATAGCAATCATAGAACGGAATTGTGGCTCCCTTTTGGTATTACATTTGTTAATTCTGGTAATCATTCAATAACAACTGGGATTTTAAATAATGAAGGATCATTAGAAGTTACAGAAATATATGATATGAGTAATATATTCCATCACATATACTGTGATGGAGTTAATTTTTTTAGAACAAAAGATAATAGTCTTTATGCATCAGTTGAGAATTTTTCATTAGCAATTGTATACGAAATTGGCCGCTTGATAAATAGTTATAAATTCAGTGAAAAAAATATTAAATTTAAAAATCTTGAATTAGTTTAA
- a CDS encoding DUF3883 domain-containing protein, giving the protein MEERIYYDEYIGYYAVAEAEDAVLLNRDERVMLFEPIPRGKGGMGHSNVWYADSDNMKDFRNRVVKFIEAYEKKKVRRKTVSKRCKDADLRKKIEMAAVKKVTDYYRNLGYEVKSVEKDNVGWDLEVKRKRTLFRVEVKGTSSSNISVDLTPNEYKNMQVYKNSYRLAIVTNVLDEAMLYSFSYSPEKNEWIDDDGNILEIENIISARCFV; this is encoded by the coding sequence ATGGAAGAACGTATATATTATGATGAATACATAGGTTATTACGCAGTAGCTGAAGCAGAAGATGCAGTCTTATTAAATAGAGATGAACGTGTTATGCTTTTTGAACCGATACCAAGAGGAAAAGGTGGTATGGGTCACTCCAATGTTTGGTATGCAGATTCAGATAATATGAAAGATTTTCGTAATAGAGTTGTAAAGTTTATTGAAGCTTATGAGAAGAAAAAAGTAAGAAGAAAAACTGTATCAAAAAGGTGTAAAGATGCTGATTTAAGAAAGAAAATTGAAATGGCAGCTGTTAAGAAAGTCACCGATTATTATAGAAATTTAGGGTATGAAGTGAAGTCTGTTGAAAAAGATAATGTTGGATGGGATTTAGAAGTAAAACGAAAAAGAACCTTGTTTAGGGTTGAAGTTAAAGGAACATCTAGCAGCAATATATCGGTTGATTTGACTCCAAACGAGTATAAGAATATGCAGGTGTATAAAAACAGTTATAGATTAGCTATTGTAACTAATGTATTGGATGAAGCAATGTTGTATAGTTTTTCATATTCTCCAGAAAAAAATGAGTGGATTGACGATGATGGTAACATTTTAGAAATTGAGAATATCATTTCAGCTAGATGCTTTGTATAG
- a CDS encoding recombinase family protein: MNHKKFLGYTKDEEGNLIIDEKQAKIVKRIYKDYLDGKGSNRIAKEFEEEGIKGWNGKAKWYESTIRGILTNEKYKGDALLQKTYTVDFLTKKRAENNGKVPQYYVEESHPAIIDKEMWEAVQLEMERRRIFAKEHDIVKVDYATITNPFAGKIICGHCGSVFGRKVWNSTNELRRRIVWRCNRRYIKKGKKGCNNKHIDDKVLYQAFVDTFNAMIESKDYFMEKWKEHLKSDNVLVRYKAKQFIGILKNAKPIKEFDEDLFFKIVEKMTVFNGEKIIVSLLDGTEIEVIIE; this comes from the coding sequence ATAAACCATAAAAAGTTTTTAGGATATACTAAAGATGAAGAAGGTAATCTTATAATAGATGAAAAACAAGCCAAGATTGTAAAAAGAATTTATAAGGATTACTTAGATGGAAAAGGTTCAAATAGAATAGCAAAAGAATTTGAAGAAGAAGGGATTAAAGGTTGGAATGGAAAAGCTAAATGGTATGAAAGCACTATAAGAGGAATATTAACAAATGAAAAGTACAAAGGAGATGCGCTATTGCAAAAAACTTACACAGTAGATTTTCTTACCAAGAAAAGGGCAGAAAACAATGGAAAAGTTCCACAGTATTATGTTGAGGAAAGCCACCCAGCAATTATAGATAAAGAAATGTGGGAGGCAGTACAACTCGAGATGGAGAGAAGAAGAATTTTTGCTAAAGAACATGATATTGTAAAAGTAGATTATGCTACAATAACTAATCCTTTTGCAGGAAAAATTATTTGCGGACACTGCGGCAGTGTTTTTGGAAGAAAGGTTTGGAATTCCACAAATGAATTACGCAGGAGGATTGTTTGGAGATGTAATAGAAGATATATTAAAAAAGGTAAGAAAGGCTGTAATAATAAACATATAGATGATAAGGTTTTATACCAAGCCTTCGTAGATACATTCAACGCCATGATTGAAAGTAAAGATTACTTCATGGAGAAGTGGAAGGAACATTTAAAAAGTGATAATGTTTTAGTAAGGTATAAGGCAAAGCAATTCATTGGTATTTTAAAAAATGCAAAACCAATAAAAGAATTTGATGAGGATTTATTTTTTAAGATAGTGGAGAAGATGACAGTATTTAATGGAGAGAAAATTATTGTAAGTTTGCTTGATGGGACGGAGATTGAGGTTATAATTGAATAA
- a CDS encoding recombinase family protein → MARSITVIPAREHRTNIAQTIEPHKKRMAAYCRVSTDQAEQLSSYEAQVNYYTNFINNSPKYEMVKVYADEGISGTNTKKREQFNEMIRDCKAGKIDVIITKSISRFARNTLDCLNYVRTLKELGIGVIFEKENIKTLDAKGEVLISILASLAQDESRSISENSTWGIRRRF, encoded by the coding sequence ATGGCAAGAAGTATTACAGTTATACCAGCAAGAGAACACAGAACCAACATAGCACAAACAATAGAGCCGCACAAAAAGAGAATGGCAGCGTATTGCAGGGTATCAACAGACCAAGCAGAACAGTTATCAAGCTATGAAGCACAGGTAAATTACTATACTAATTTTATAAATAATAGTCCTAAATATGAAATGGTAAAAGTCTATGCTGATGAAGGAATTTCAGGAACTAACACAAAAAAGCGAGAACAATTTAATGAAATGATTAGAGATTGCAAGGCAGGAAAAATAGATGTAATTATAACAAAATCCATATCAAGATTTGCTCGTAATACCTTGGATTGTTTAAATTATGTAAGAACCCTTAAGGAACTTGGCATTGGAGTCATTTTTGAAAAGGAAAATATAAAAACATTAGATGCTAAAGGAGAGGTGTTAATTTCCATTTTAGCAAGTTTGGCTCAAGATGAAAGTCGCTCAATTTCTGAGAATTCAACATGGGGAATAAGAAGGAGATTTTAA
- a CDS encoding zinc ribbon domain-containing protein translates to MLYCSKCGATLRRRTWNSKLSCRKIVWQCSNYVKNGKNACRGT, encoded by the coding sequence ATGCTTTACTGCAGTAAATGTGGAGCTACCTTAAGGAGAAGAACATGGAATAGTAAATTAAGCTGTAGAAAGATAGTATGGCAGTGTAGCAACTACGTTAAAAATGGAAAGAATGCTTGCAGGGGAACTTAA
- a CDS encoding phage holin family protein: MKNIIETIQIVFATIGGYIGWFLGGVDGFMYALITFVIIDYLTGLMVAVLEKKLSSEVGFRGIFKKVLIFVFVGIGNIVDVHLIKKGSAIRTATIFFYISNEGISIIENSAKIGLPVPKKLQDILAQLNKEEKNE; the protein is encoded by the coding sequence ATGAAAAATATTATCGAAACAATACAAATAGTATTTGCTACTATTGGTGGCTATATTGGATGGTTCTTAGGAGGAGTTGATGGCTTTATGTATGCACTCATAACCTTTGTTATCATTGATTATTTGACAGGACTTATGGTAGCAGTGCTAGAGAAAAAGTTATCAAGTGAGGTAGGCTTTAGAGGGATTTTCAAGAAGGTACTTATTTTTGTATTTGTGGGGATAGGAAATATAGTAGATGTTCATTTGATTAAGAAAGGTAGTGCAATTCGTACTGCTACTATATTTTTTTATATCTCCAATGAAGGAATAAGCATTATAGAAAATTCAGCTAAGATAGGGCTTCCAGTACCTAAAAAGCTTCAAGATATTTTAGCACAACTAAACAAGGAGGAGAAAAATGAGTAG
- a CDS encoding phage tail spike protein has translation MICIYDKKTTKGNFETNGLGVLDEVISCFITEELNGDYELELEYSAKGRKSKYLEEWNIIKADGQLFRIYRVEKISKEIKTIKVWAKHIFYDLLYYFIEDSRAVNCSIKTAMEKALPGDVSTIYKVDSDIILANTIYFVQTNPVEAMFGIIKRWKCGEIKRDNFDIKILKQIGKDSGVLIAQGKNILGIKFNSDTKDVVTKLYPVGYNGIKLTKKYINIPNWNSDKYPPFPIVKKIQFKEAEDEVTLRVMTKESIKTIGLSKVNIEVDFIELSKTKEYEKYKHLQKVNVGDRVIVRYKDFHIDIKVPVIKIRKDVLRGLNAKVELGQPKDNILNKMDTSEIKTTVDELGNKVAETLTSMLYYANPVEFIVGTSKIQPVYLGISAVASTNLSMNLSLYCIANEECTITIQIQLYREDITFTPKQKLLKGDNVVGIPIGIPQVKCGAHYLGVFLCVDTGSIKIPKFNLQCMVDGRNLQGGLSSEPPHAEVKEYQPLVNIHGLYFQKLQVVNKFITLKKPIPVIFGEGITLNNHLFINKGITTNYNISFK, from the coding sequence TTGATATGCATCTATGACAAGAAAACCACAAAAGGCAACTTTGAAACTAATGGTCTTGGAGTTCTAGATGAAGTTATAAGTTGTTTTATTACAGAAGAACTTAATGGAGATTATGAGTTAGAACTTGAATATTCAGCTAAGGGAAGAAAATCAAAATACCTAGAAGAATGGAACATAATTAAAGCAGATGGGCAGCTTTTTAGAATTTATAGAGTTGAAAAGATAAGTAAAGAAATTAAGACAATAAAAGTTTGGGCAAAGCATATCTTCTATGATCTTCTGTACTATTTTATTGAAGATAGTAGAGCTGTAAATTGTAGTATAAAAACTGCTATGGAAAAAGCTCTGCCGGGAGATGTTAGTACTATATACAAAGTTGATAGCGATATTATTTTAGCTAATACCATTTACTTTGTTCAAACTAATCCTGTTGAAGCTATGTTTGGAATAATTAAAAGATGGAAATGTGGAGAAATTAAAAGAGATAATTTTGATATAAAAATATTAAAGCAAATAGGAAAAGATTCAGGAGTTTTAATAGCTCAAGGTAAAAATATTTTAGGAATTAAATTTAATTCTGATACTAAAGATGTTGTTACAAAGCTTTATCCAGTAGGTTACAATGGAATAAAACTTACTAAGAAATATATAAACATACCTAACTGGAATAGTGATAAGTATCCACCTTTTCCTATAGTTAAAAAGATTCAATTCAAAGAAGCTGAGGATGAAGTAACCTTAAGAGTTATGACAAAAGAAAGTATAAAAACCATAGGACTTAGTAAAGTAAATATTGAAGTGGATTTTATAGAACTTAGTAAAACTAAAGAATACGAAAAATATAAACATCTACAAAAGGTTAATGTAGGAGATAGAGTTATTGTAAGATACAAAGATTTTCATATAGATATTAAAGTTCCAGTTATAAAAATAAGGAAGGATGTACTTAGAGGATTAAACGCAAAAGTAGAACTAGGGCAACCTAAAGATAATATTTTAAATAAAATGGATACATCAGAAATTAAAACAACTGTAGATGAACTTGGCAACAAAGTGGCAGAAACACTAACATCCATGCTTTATTATGCAAATCCAGTAGAGTTTATAGTTGGAACAAGCAAAATACAACCTGTATATTTAGGAATATCTGCAGTAGCATCAACAAATCTTTCAATGAATCTTTCATTATATTGTATAGCAAATGAAGAATGTACAATAACAATTCAAATTCAACTATATAGAGAAGACATCACTTTTACCCCAAAGCAAAAACTTTTAAAAGGAGATAATGTTGTAGGAATACCTATAGGAATACCGCAAGTTAAATGTGGTGCTCACTATTTAGGTGTTTTTTTATGCGTTGATACAGGAAGTATAAAAATACCAAAGTTTAATTTGCAATGTATGGTGGATGGAAGAAATCTTCAAGGTGGATTAAGTTCAGAACCACCACACGCAGAAGTTAAAGAGTATCAACCACTTGTTAATATTCATGGTTTGTATTTTCAAAAATTACAAGTAGTAAATAAGTTTATAACTTTAAAAAAACCTATACCAGTGATATTTGGTGAAGGTATAACGCTAAATAATCATTTATTTATTAATAAAGGAATTACAACTAATTATAATATAAGCTTTAAATAA